The following coding sequences lie in one Saccharopolyspora hordei genomic window:
- a CDS encoding TetR family transcriptional regulator, translating into MAEQLGLRERKKRRTKRALVEAALRLFDAQGYDSTTVAEIAAAAEVSPATFFNYFATKDEVVFADDAVYGELLAQAFADRTADESPEDLLLRTTELLSTATAWSFPLDHELTRVRARLLAEVPVLRAGALLRTSALQQELARALRDAFPDELDELQAAALTGALLGAVDAAMHVDPGDAGATSGAVRRAAEIALRGRPITRGH; encoded by the coding sequence GTGGCGGAACAGCTCGGACTGCGGGAGCGCAAGAAGCGGCGCACGAAGCGGGCGTTGGTCGAGGCCGCGCTCCGGCTGTTCGACGCCCAGGGCTACGACAGCACCACGGTCGCGGAGATCGCGGCGGCCGCCGAGGTCTCGCCCGCGACGTTCTTCAACTACTTCGCGACCAAGGACGAGGTCGTCTTCGCCGACGACGCGGTCTACGGCGAGCTGCTGGCGCAGGCCTTCGCCGACCGCACGGCGGACGAGTCGCCCGAAGACCTGCTGCTGCGTACCACCGAGCTGCTCAGCACGGCGACGGCGTGGAGCTTCCCGCTGGACCACGAGCTCACCCGCGTCCGCGCCCGCCTGCTCGCCGAGGTCCCGGTCCTGCGCGCGGGAGCGCTGCTGCGCACGTCGGCCCTCCAGCAGGAGCTGGCGCGCGCTCTCCGCGACGCCTTCCCCGACGAGCTCGACGAGCTGCAGGCGGCGGCGCTCACCGGTGCCCTGCTCGGCGCGGTCGACGCGGCCATGCACGTCGATCCCGGCGACGCGGGCGCGACCTCCGGCGCCGTGCGGCGGGCCGCCGAGATCGCGCTGCGTGGTCGCCCGATCACCCGGGGGCACTGA
- a CDS encoding cation:dicarboxylate symporter family transporter, with translation MASNDAATPRRRDKTHYLYIAVIVAVLAGIAVGFLAPDVGTALKPLGSGFVDLIKMMIAPVIFCTIVLGVGGVRQAAKVGKVGGLALGYFVVMSVVALIIGLLVGNVLHPGEGLQITDAIRGQGAEQASEEAESATEFLLGIIPDTLVSALAQEQVLQTLLVALLAGFALQSLGDKGAPILRGIEHIQRLVFKMLAMVMWAAPVGAFGAIAAVVGATGVEALKGLAIIMVGFYTTCVLFIFLVLGPVLWLFARVNIFSLLRYLGREFLLIVSTSSSEAALPRLIAKMEHLGVSKPVVGITVPTGYSFNLDGTMIYLTMASLFIASALGDPLSIPEQVGLLLFMMIASKGAAGVSGAGLATLAGGLQSHRPELLDGVGLIVGIDRFMSEARALTNFAGNAVATVLIGAWTKELDRDQMKQVFSGDAPFNEQTFVDEHEAPAKEDEAAPAATS, from the coding sequence GTGGCAAGCAACGACGCTGCGACACCACGTCGCCGGGACAAGACGCACTACCTCTACATCGCGGTGATCGTCGCCGTGCTGGCCGGTATCGCCGTCGGCTTCCTCGCCCCCGACGTCGGCACGGCCCTCAAGCCGCTGGGCAGCGGTTTCGTCGACCTGATCAAGATGATGATCGCCCCGGTCATCTTCTGCACCATCGTGCTCGGCGTCGGCGGCGTCCGGCAGGCCGCGAAGGTCGGCAAGGTGGGCGGTCTCGCCCTCGGGTACTTCGTGGTCATGTCGGTGGTCGCCCTGATCATCGGCCTGCTGGTGGGCAACGTGCTGCACCCCGGCGAGGGCCTGCAGATCACCGACGCGATCCGCGGCCAGGGCGCGGAGCAGGCCAGCGAGGAGGCGGAGAGCGCCACCGAGTTCCTGCTCGGGATCATCCCCGACACGCTGGTGTCCGCGCTGGCGCAGGAGCAGGTGCTGCAGACGCTGCTCGTCGCGCTGCTCGCCGGTTTCGCGCTGCAGTCGCTGGGTGACAAGGGCGCCCCGATCCTGCGCGGCATCGAGCACATCCAGCGCCTGGTGTTCAAGATGCTGGCGATGGTGATGTGGGCGGCCCCGGTCGGCGCGTTCGGCGCCATCGCGGCGGTGGTCGGCGCGACCGGTGTGGAAGCGCTCAAGGGCCTGGCGATCATCATGGTCGGCTTCTACACGACCTGCGTGCTGTTCATCTTCCTCGTCCTGGGCCCGGTGCTGTGGTTGTTCGCGCGGGTCAACATCTTCTCGCTGCTGCGGTACCTGGGGCGCGAGTTCCTGCTGATCGTGTCCACCTCGTCGTCGGAGGCGGCGCTGCCGCGGCTGATCGCGAAGATGGAGCACCTCGGGGTGAGCAAGCCGGTGGTGGGCATCACCGTGCCGACCGGCTACTCGTTCAACCTGGACGGCACCATGATCTACCTGACCATGGCCTCGCTGTTCATCGCCAGCGCCCTGGGCGACCCGCTGTCGATCCCGGAGCAGGTGGGTCTGCTGCTGTTCATGATGATCGCCTCCAAGGGCGCGGCCGGCGTCAGCGGCGCGGGCCTGGCGACCCTCGCCGGCGGTCTGCAGTCGCACCGCCCGGAGCTGCTCGACGGCGTCGGCCTCATCGTCGGCATCGACCGCTTCATGTCCGAGGCGCGCGCCCTGACCAACTTCGCGGGCAACGCGGTGGCCACCGTCCTCATCGGGGCCTGGACCAAGGAGCTGGACCGCGACCAGATGAAGCAGGTCTTCAGCGGCGATGCCCCGTTCAACGAGCAGACCTTCGTCGACGAGCACGAGGCCCCGGCGAAGGAGGACGAGGCGGCGCCGGCCGCCACGAGCTGA
- a CDS encoding phospholipase domain-containing protein, whose protein sequence is MPPAHDHAAAPTPPGRTDRRHPGCSGAAWPRGCASPYRPQVSGALHGEAVALRLGNASASSAHFAVHSGAGAPPSSVDVLGEAVVSVPVRDSYRLAVQGPDRFRFELSGSRTGEAAGVDVQARHTEHGLALELRNDGPQDITLRLRSVGHPGHEEQVRVAAGGAQPLAWPTHRGWYDVEITTPQDTTYRCRVTGRSDDARATG, encoded by the coding sequence GTGCCCCCGGCGCACGACCACGCAGCCGCGCCGACCCCACCGGGCCGGACCGACCGCCGGCACCCGGGGTGCTCCGGCGCGGCGTGGCCGCGGGGCTGCGCGTCGCCCTACCGTCCGCAGGTCTCGGGAGCGTTGCACGGTGAGGCGGTCGCGCTGCGGCTCGGCAACGCCAGTGCGTCCTCCGCGCACTTCGCTGTCCACTCTGGAGCGGGAGCGCCACCGTCCTCAGTGGACGTCCTCGGCGAGGCCGTGGTGAGCGTGCCGGTCCGCGACTCCTACCGCCTCGCGGTGCAGGGCCCGGACCGGTTCCGCTTCGAGCTCAGCGGGTCGCGCACCGGTGAGGCCGCGGGCGTCGACGTCCAGGCCCGCCACACCGAGCACGGCCTGGCGCTGGAGCTGCGCAACGACGGCCCGCAGGACATCACGCTCCGGCTGCGCTCGGTGGGCCACCCCGGCCACGAGGAGCAGGTCCGCGTCGCCGCGGGCGGAGCCCAGCCGCTGGCGTGGCCCACCCACCGGGGCTGGTACGACGTCGAGATCACCACACCCCAGGACACCACCTACCGCTGCCGCGTCACCGGCCGCTCCGACGACGCCCGCGCCACGGGCTGA
- a CDS encoding sensor histidine kinase, with protein MPPADARNGFGRVRPQWSLARLLFVLQVVVVAVVVLAGTALVWYGAKQRNEDAARDEVVAVARTLAAQPDVAEALAAPDPAAVLQPLAERVRADTGVDFITIMSPQGIRYTHPDPARIGQPFLGHIEQAVAGQVFTETYPGTLGFSVRAVVPVHDGAHRLVGLVSDGITVESISQELEQQVGVLVLVAAGALLVGGALTYLVSARLRRHTHGLRPDELSRMYEYHDAILHAVREGLLLVAPDGRVTLCNDGAGVLLGRDPQDVEGRRVTELGLPESLADSLGAGTVRDEVHLTDERVLLVNVSPIRSGGRDLGSVVTFRDHTELQALSGELDSMRGFAESLRSQAHESANRLHTVVSLVELGRADEAVAFATAELELAQQLADRVVGAVGEPVLAAVLLGKSAEAGERGVEVVLTEDSEIDEVDLARVDSRDLVTVLGNLVDNAVEAVVERPHPRVEVTVRSPPEGVLIRVADNGPGVDPESARRLFARGWSTKDSQRGLGLALVGQSVRRYGGDVEVSHDGGAVFTVRLPTGSDVVR; from the coding sequence ATGCCTCCTGCCGACGCACGCAACGGGTTCGGTCGCGTCCGACCGCAGTGGAGCCTGGCCCGCCTGCTGTTCGTGCTCCAGGTCGTGGTGGTGGCCGTCGTGGTCCTCGCCGGCACCGCGCTGGTCTGGTACGGCGCGAAGCAGCGCAACGAGGACGCCGCGCGCGACGAGGTGGTGGCGGTGGCCCGCACCCTGGCGGCGCAGCCGGACGTGGCGGAGGCCCTGGCCGCGCCGGACCCGGCCGCTGTGCTGCAACCGCTGGCCGAACGGGTCCGCGCGGACACCGGGGTCGACTTCATCACGATCATGTCCCCGCAGGGCATCCGCTACACCCACCCCGACCCGGCGCGCATCGGGCAGCCGTTCCTCGGCCACATCGAGCAGGCGGTCGCCGGGCAGGTGTTCACCGAGACCTACCCCGGCACGCTCGGGTTCTCGGTGCGCGCCGTGGTGCCGGTCCACGACGGCGCGCACCGGCTGGTCGGGCTGGTCTCCGACGGCATCACCGTGGAGTCGATCTCGCAGGAGCTCGAGCAGCAGGTGGGCGTGCTGGTGCTCGTCGCCGCCGGTGCGCTGCTCGTCGGCGGGGCGTTGACCTACCTGGTCAGCGCCCGGCTGCGCCGGCACACGCACGGCCTGCGGCCCGACGAGCTCAGCCGCATGTACGAGTACCACGACGCGATCCTGCACGCGGTGCGCGAAGGGCTGCTCCTGGTCGCCCCGGACGGCCGGGTGACGCTGTGCAACGACGGCGCCGGCGTGCTGCTCGGCCGGGACCCGCAGGACGTCGAGGGGCGCCGGGTGACCGAGCTGGGCCTGCCGGAGTCCCTGGCGGACAGCCTCGGCGCGGGGACGGTCCGCGACGAGGTGCACCTGACCGACGAGCGGGTGCTGCTGGTCAACGTCTCGCCGATCCGCAGCGGGGGCCGCGACCTGGGTTCCGTGGTCACCTTCCGGGACCACACCGAGCTGCAGGCGCTCAGCGGTGAGCTGGACTCGATGCGCGGCTTCGCCGAGTCGCTGCGCTCCCAGGCCCACGAGTCGGCCAACCGGCTGCACACCGTGGTGTCGCTCGTCGAGCTCGGCCGCGCCGACGAGGCCGTCGCCTTCGCCACCGCCGAGCTGGAGCTCGCCCAGCAGCTCGCCGACCGCGTCGTCGGGGCGGTCGGCGAACCGGTGCTGGCCGCGGTGCTGCTGGGCAAGAGCGCCGAGGCGGGGGAGCGCGGGGTGGAGGTCGTGCTCACCGAGGACAGCGAGATCGACGAGGTCGACCTGGCGCGGGTCGACTCCCGGGACCTGGTGACCGTCCTGGGCAACCTGGTCGACAACGCGGTGGAGGCCGTGGTGGAGCGCCCGCACCCGCGGGTGGAGGTCACCGTCCGCTCCCCCCCGGAGGGCGTGCTGATCCGGGTCGCCGACAACGGGCCGGGCGTGGACCCCGAGTCCGCGCGGCGGCTGTTCGCGCGCGGCTGGTCGACCAAGGACTCCCAGCGCGGTCTCGGGCTCGCGCTGGTGGGTCAGAGCGTGCGCCGCTACGGCGGGGACGTCGAGGTCTCCCACGACGGCGGGGCGGTGTTCACCGTGCGGCTGCCGACCGGATCGGACGTGGTGCGGTGA
- a CDS encoding histidinol-phosphate transaminase: MSDVLGADTVLADLPLRDDLRGRSPYGAPQLDVPVRLNTNENPYPPPQELVDDVTAAVREAAAELHRYPDRDAKALRADLAAYLTRATGVPLAVENVWAANGSNEVLQQILQAFGGPGRSALGFEPSYSMHPILSAGTRTDWVPAPRRADFSLDGAQAAEIVAEKQPDVVFVTSPNNPTGQSVSQDGLRAVLDAAPGVVVVDEAYAEFSDQPSAIELIERYPAKVIVSRTMSKAFAFAGGRLGYLAAAPAVIEALLLVRLPYHLSAVTQAAARAALRHAEATLGSVHALAEERERVVRELTAQGFTPVPSDANFVLFGRFADAHRAWQRYLDADVLIRDVGIPGHLRVTIGTPEENDAFLAASKAVSEEIEQ, from the coding sequence ATGAGTGACGTGCTCGGCGCCGACACGGTGCTGGCCGACCTGCCGTTGCGGGACGACCTGCGCGGTCGCAGCCCCTACGGCGCCCCGCAGCTGGACGTCCCGGTCCGGCTCAACACCAACGAGAACCCCTACCCGCCGCCGCAGGAGCTCGTCGACGACGTGACCGCGGCCGTGCGGGAGGCCGCCGCGGAGCTGCACCGCTACCCGGACCGCGACGCCAAGGCGCTGCGCGCCGACCTGGCCGCCTACCTGACCCGCGCGACCGGTGTGCCGCTGGCGGTGGAGAACGTGTGGGCCGCCAACGGCTCCAACGAGGTGCTCCAGCAGATCCTGCAGGCCTTCGGCGGGCCGGGCCGCAGCGCGCTCGGCTTCGAACCGTCGTACTCGATGCACCCGATCCTGTCCGCGGGCACCCGCACCGACTGGGTGCCCGCGCCGCGCCGCGCCGACTTCAGCCTGGACGGCGCGCAGGCGGCCGAGATCGTGGCCGAGAAGCAGCCCGACGTGGTGTTCGTGACCAGCCCGAACAACCCCACCGGGCAGTCGGTGTCGCAGGACGGCCTGCGCGCGGTCCTCGACGCCGCGCCCGGTGTCGTGGTGGTCGACGAGGCCTACGCGGAGTTCTCCGACCAGCCCAGCGCGATCGAGCTGATCGAGCGGTACCCGGCGAAGGTGATCGTCAGCCGCACCATGAGCAAGGCGTTCGCCTTCGCGGGTGGCCGGCTCGGCTACCTGGCCGCCGCCCCGGCGGTGATCGAGGCGCTGCTGCTGGTGCGGTTGCCCTACCACCTGTCGGCGGTCACCCAGGCCGCGGCCCGCGCCGCGCTGCGGCACGCCGAGGCGACGCTCGGGTCGGTGCACGCGCTGGCCGAGGAGCGCGAGCGCGTGGTCCGCGAGCTGACCGCGCAGGGCTTCACCCCGGTGCCCAGCGACGCCAACTTCGTGCTGTTCGGGCGGTTCGCCGACGCGCACCGCGCGTGGCAGCGCTACTTGGACGCCGACGTGCTGATCCGCGACGTCGGCATCCCCGGCCACCTGCGGGTCACCATCGGCACGCCGGAGGAGAACGACGCGTTCCTGGCGGCGAGCAAGGCAGTGAGCGAGGAGATCGAGCAGTGA
- a CDS encoding FAD-dependent oxidoreductase, producing the protein MTERTGCCVVGGGPAGMVLGLLLARAGVEVTVLEEHHDFLRDFRGDTVHPSTLRLLDELGLGERFAELPAAHMAQMRIQVGGTTVVMADFRRLRPPHRHVAMVPQWDFLDLLATAAAEEPTFTLRMGSEVTGLRTDATGRVTGVRYRDDGGVEHELAAPLTVGCDGRWSVVRRAAGLRPVGFEVPMDVWQVRVAKGGTAADGEVFGRFGGGQAAVTMDRGDYYQAAYLIPKGSDGARRAEGLPAFRRRVAELFGWSDDQLEQVRSWDDVKLLRVEMNRLRRWYRDGVLCIGDAAHAMSPVGGMGVNLAVQDAVAAARYLAEPLRRGRVPTSALAKVQRRRALPVAVAQRSQRGEHELLLRPALDGTLDEEALPLLLRLLLRLLRRFPVLSGLTGYLGGVGVRPEHAPAFARRPRATSRR; encoded by the coding sequence ATGACCGAGCGAACCGGGTGTTGCGTGGTCGGGGGCGGACCGGCCGGGATGGTGCTGGGCCTGCTGCTGGCCCGCGCCGGCGTGGAGGTCACGGTGCTGGAGGAGCACCACGACTTCCTGCGGGACTTCCGCGGCGACACCGTCCACCCCTCGACGCTGCGGCTGCTCGACGAGCTCGGGCTGGGGGAGCGGTTCGCCGAGCTGCCCGCCGCGCACATGGCGCAGATGCGGATCCAGGTCGGCGGCACCACCGTGGTCATGGCCGACTTCCGGCGGCTGCGCCCACCGCACCGGCACGTCGCGATGGTGCCGCAGTGGGACTTCCTGGACCTGCTGGCCACGGCCGCCGCCGAGGAACCCACCTTCACGCTCCGGATGGGCAGCGAGGTGACCGGCCTGCGCACCGACGCCACCGGGCGCGTCACCGGGGTCCGCTACCGCGACGACGGCGGGGTGGAGCACGAGCTTGCGGCGCCGCTGACCGTCGGGTGCGACGGCCGCTGGTCGGTGGTGCGCCGCGCGGCCGGGTTGCGCCCGGTCGGCTTCGAGGTCCCGATGGACGTCTGGCAGGTGCGCGTGGCCAAGGGCGGCACCGCGGCGGACGGCGAGGTGTTCGGCCGGTTCGGCGGCGGGCAGGCGGCGGTCACCATGGACCGCGGCGACTACTACCAGGCCGCCTACCTGATCCCGAAGGGTTCCGACGGAGCGCGCCGCGCGGAGGGCCTCCCGGCGTTCCGGCGCCGCGTGGCCGAGCTGTTCGGCTGGTCGGACGACCAGCTGGAGCAGGTGCGGTCGTGGGACGACGTGAAGCTGCTGCGGGTCGAGATGAACCGGCTGCGGCGCTGGTACCGCGACGGGGTGCTGTGCATCGGCGACGCCGCGCACGCGATGTCCCCGGTCGGCGGGATGGGGGTCAACCTCGCCGTGCAGGACGCGGTCGCGGCGGCGCGGTACCTGGCCGAGCCGCTGCGGCGGGGACGGGTCCCCACCAGCGCGCTCGCGAAGGTCCAGCGGCGGCGGGCGCTGCCGGTGGCTGTGGCGCAGCGGTCGCAGCGCGGCGAGCACGAGCTGCTGCTGCGCCCCGCCCTGGACGGCACGCTCGACGAGGAGGCGCTGCCGCTCCTGCTGCGGCTCCTGCTGCGGCTCCTGCGGCGCTTCCCCGTCCTGAGCGGGCTGACCGGCTACCTCGGCGGCGTGGGCGTCCGGCCCGAGCACGCCCCCGCGTTCGCCCGGCGACCACGGGCGACGTCCCGCCGCTGA
- the hisD gene encoding histidinol dehydrogenase: protein MLTRTDLRGRVPSTVELRATLPRAEMDVEHVLHRVRPVVEEVRDRGVPAVLDFTEKFDGVRPGRVRVGAAELRRALGELDPAVRSALEESIRRARAVHADQRRTDVTTQVVPGGTVTERWVPVARVGLYAPGGLAVYPSSVVMNVVPAQEAGVESLVVCSPPQAEFGGLPHPTILAAAQLLGVEEVWAVGGAQAVALMAHGGEDTDGTELAPVDMVTGPGNVYVTAAKRHLRSLIGIDSEAGPTEIAVLADETADPVHVAADLISQAEHDPLAASVLVTSSPELADAVDAELERRVANTKHSERIRTSLSGKQSGCILVSTVEDGVRVVDAYAAEHLEIQTADAEQVAARVRNAGAIFVGPYAPVSLGDYCAGSNHVLPTGGCARHSSGLSVQSFLRGIHVISYSEQALRDVADHVVALADAEDLPAHGQAITARF, encoded by the coding sequence ATGCTCACCCGTACCGACCTGCGCGGTCGCGTTCCGTCCACCGTCGAGCTGCGCGCCACGCTGCCGCGCGCCGAGATGGACGTGGAGCACGTGCTGCATCGGGTCCGTCCGGTGGTCGAGGAGGTCCGCGACCGGGGTGTGCCGGCCGTCCTGGACTTCACCGAGAAGTTCGACGGAGTCCGACCGGGTCGGGTGAGGGTCGGCGCGGCCGAGTTGCGCCGCGCGCTCGGCGAGCTCGACCCGGCGGTGCGCAGCGCGCTGGAGGAGTCGATCCGCCGCGCCCGCGCGGTGCACGCCGACCAGCGGCGCACCGACGTCACCACGCAGGTCGTCCCGGGCGGCACCGTGACCGAGCGCTGGGTGCCGGTCGCCCGCGTCGGCCTGTACGCGCCCGGCGGCCTGGCGGTGTACCCGTCCAGCGTGGTGATGAACGTGGTCCCGGCGCAGGAGGCCGGGGTGGAGTCGCTGGTGGTGTGCAGCCCGCCGCAGGCGGAGTTCGGCGGCCTGCCGCACCCGACGATCCTGGCCGCCGCGCAGCTGCTCGGCGTCGAGGAGGTCTGGGCGGTCGGCGGCGCGCAGGCGGTGGCGCTGATGGCGCACGGCGGCGAGGACACCGACGGCACCGAGCTGGCGCCGGTGGACATGGTGACCGGGCCGGGCAACGTCTACGTGACCGCGGCCAAGCGGCACCTGCGGAGCCTGATCGGCATCGACTCGGAGGCCGGGCCGACCGAGATCGCGGTGCTGGCCGACGAGACCGCCGACCCGGTGCACGTGGCCGCGGACCTGATCAGCCAGGCCGAGCACGACCCGCTGGCGGCGAGCGTGCTGGTGACCTCCTCGCCGGAGCTGGCCGACGCGGTGGACGCGGAGCTGGAGCGCCGGGTGGCGAACACCAAGCACTCCGAGCGGATCCGGACCTCGTTGAGCGGCAAGCAGTCCGGCTGCATCCTGGTGTCCACTGTGGAGGACGGTGTCCGAGTGGTGGACGCCTACGCCGCCGAGCACCTGGAGATCCAGACCGCGGACGCCGAGCAGGTGGCGGCGCGGGTGCGCAACGCGGGCGCGATCTTCGTCGGTCCGTACGCGCCGGTGTCGCTGGGCGACTACTGCGCCGGGTCGAACCACGTGCTGCCCACCGGCGGCTGCGCGCGGCACTCGTCCGGGCTGAGCGTGCAGAGCTTCCTGCGCGGCATCCACGTGATCTCCTACAGCGAGCAGGCGCTGCGTGACGTCGCCGACCACGTGGTGGCGCTGGCCGACGCCGAGGACCTGCCCGCGCACGGCCAGGCCATCACCGCCCGCTTCTGA
- the hisB gene encoding imidazoleglycerol-phosphate dehydratase HisB: protein MTSQPGTRVGRVERTTKESSVLVELDLDGTGQVDVDTTVPFYDHMLTALGTHAAFDLEVKSTGDVHIDAHHTVEDTAIVLGQALRQALGDKKGIRRFGDAWIPMDETLAHAAVDVSGRSYCVMTGEPEQYNAFTIGGNYPFVLNRHVFESLAFHAQINLHVRVVHGRDPHHIAEAQYKAIARALRAAVEPDPRFAGVVPSTKGAL, encoded by the coding sequence GTGACTTCCCAACCGGGTACCCGCGTGGGACGGGTCGAGCGCACCACCAAGGAGTCGTCGGTGCTGGTCGAGCTCGACCTCGACGGCACCGGGCAGGTGGACGTCGACACCACCGTCCCGTTCTACGACCACATGCTCACCGCCCTGGGCACGCACGCCGCCTTCGACCTCGAGGTGAAGTCGACCGGCGACGTGCACATCGACGCGCACCACACGGTGGAGGACACCGCGATCGTCCTCGGCCAGGCGCTGCGCCAGGCCCTGGGCGACAAGAAGGGCATCCGCCGCTTCGGCGACGCGTGGATCCCGATGGACGAGACCCTCGCGCACGCGGCGGTCGACGTCTCGGGCCGCTCGTACTGCGTGATGACCGGCGAGCCGGAGCAGTACAACGCCTTCACCATCGGCGGGAACTACCCGTTCGTGCTCAACCGCCACGTGTTCGAGTCGCTGGCGTTCCACGCGCAGATCAACCTGCACGTCCGCGTCGTCCACGGCCGGGACCCGCACCACATCGCGGAGGCCCAGTACAAGGCGATCGCCCGCGCGCTGCGCGCCGCGGTGGAGCCGGACCCGCGCTTCGCCGGCGTGGTCCCGTCGACGAAGGGCGCGCTGTAG